GGGGCGCGGATGCACGTCCCGGTGGAGACCGTCGCGGCTGCTGTCGCGGTCGTCGAGGAGCTCGGTGCCGACGGCTGCCTCGCCATCGGCGGTGGCTCGACGATCGGGCTGGCCAAGGCGCTGTCGCTGCGGCTCGGCCTGCCGTCGGTGGCCGTCCCGACGACGTACGCCGGCTCCGAGATGACGCCGGTCTGGGGCCTGACCGAGCACGGCCGCAAGACGACGGGTCGCGACCCGGTCGTGCTGCCCGGCTCCGTCGTCTACGACCCCGACCTCACCCACGCCCTGCCCGCCGCGGTGTCCGGGCCGAGCGGACTGAACGCGATCGCGCACGCCGTCGAGGCGCTCTACGCGCCGAACGGCACGCCGGTCGTCGGCGCGATGGCCGAGCGCGGTGTGCGCGACCTGGCCGCCGCGTTGCCGCAGGTCGTGGCCGACGGCTCGGACGGTGCCGCGCGCAGCCTGGCGCTGGAGGGCGCGTGGCTGTGCGGCGCCTGCCTCGGCGCGACCACGATGGGCCTGCACCACAAGCTGTGCCACGTGCTCGGTGGCATGCTCGACGTCCCGCACGCCGAGACCCACGCGATCGTGCTGCCGCACGTCGCCGCGTTCAACCTGCCTGCCGCCCCCGAGGCCGACGCCGTGCTGCGGCGCGCGCTCGGGACCGACGACGTACCGGCCGCGCTGCTCTCGCTCGGCGCGGCCGTCGGCGTGCCCGACGGGCTGCAGGCGCTGGGGGTGCGGCACGAGGACCTCGCCCGGGTCGCGGACGAGGTCCTCGCGGCGCCGTACAGCAACCCGGTCGCACCGACCCGGGCCGACCTCGAGGCGATCCTCGACGCCGCCTGGCGCGGCTAGAACGCCTGCGCCATCAGGTCGCCGAACAGCTCCTGAGGGTCGACGTCGAGCCCGCGGCGCTGGAACCACGTGCACACGTTGGTGCAGTCGCGCAGCAGGAAGTCGAAGCCCTGGACGTTGCCGACCAGGTCGACCAGCTGGGGCAGGTCGATGACGACGAGGCGCTCACCGGCGGCGAGGATGTTGTAGGGCGACAGGTCGCCGTGCACCAGCCCGGACTGCACCAGGGTGAGCATGGCCGCGCGCAGCTGGTCGAAGTACGACGCGAGCAGCGCCGGCTCCGGCCGGGTCTGCGCCAGCCGGGGTGCGCTGTCGGTGCCGTCGGGGCCCTCGACGCTGATCCACTCCATCAGGATCTCGGTGCCGTCGATCTGCACCGGGTAGGGGACCGGCAGCCCGAGCGACCAGCAGCGGTTGAGCGCCGACCACTCCGAGATCGCCCACTCGCCGGCCGCGACCTCGCGCCCGAACGTGCTCTTGCGCTTGAGCGCCCGCTCGTCACGGGAACGCTTCATGCTGCGGCCCTCGGTGTAGGCGGCGGATCGGTGGAAGGTGCGGTGGTCGGGCGAGCGGTAGCGCTTCGCCGCCATCACGACACCGTGCTCAGGGTCGTGCGGGTCGGAGCGTTCGAGCAGGAAGACGTCGGCCTCCTTGCCGGTCTTCAGGATGCCCAGCTCGGTGTCGACCGCGCCTTGGGACGTGACGACCCAGTCGGGACGCGGCTCGGGGCCGCGGGACAGTGGCTCGACGTCGAGCCAGGTGGACCATCGCTGGCCGGGTCCGAGCTCGTCGTAGGCCTCGAAGGCGAAGACGAAGCGCGGGTCGATGTCGGAGGTGCGGACGTCGGGGACGTCAGAGGTGGAGATGTTCTCCCAGAACAAGGTGATTCCTCGGGGTCGAGAGGGTGCGGACTGAGGGCAGGCCGACGACAACGATCGACATGTCACGCTCCTCTCGACGGGGCCCGCGCTGACTGCGCGGACCAACGGGCCCACCCTGCCGGGCCGGTGGGCTGGCGTGCAACCGAATATCGCGGCGTACATTGACCCGGTGCGCCGACTCGTAGCCCCGCTGGGCCTCCTGCTCGCCCTCGTGCTGTGCCTGCCCGGCCTGGCCGGCTCGGCCTCCGCCCTCCCGGGCGTCGAGGCCAGCGACACCGGCAACGGCTCGGCGCAGGGGACCGACCCGTACTGGCCGCTCGACGGCAACGGCGGCACCGATGCGCAGCACTACGACGTCCGGGTGCGCTACGACTTCGCGTCCGGCCGGCTGCGCGGGCGCACCGCGATCACGATGAGGGCGACCGCCGACCTGCGCAGCTTCTCCCTCGACCTGCTGCTGCCCACCACCGCGGTCAAGGTCGACGGCCGCAGGGCCCGCTTCCGCAGGGTCGGCAAGCACGAGCTGCGTGTCGTGCCGAAGGCGCCGATCGCCGCGGGTGCGTCCTTCCGCGTCGTCGTGCGGTACGCCGGCAAGCCGGGGGCCTACCGCTACGCCGGCGAGCGCAACTGGCTCGCCAGCGGCACCGAGGTCGTGGCGATGAACCAGCCGCACATGGCGCCGTGGTGGTTCCCCTCCAACGACCACCCCAGCGACAAGGCGACCTTCGACGTCCGGGTCACCGTGCCGAAGGGCAAGCAGGTCGTCGGCAACGGCGTCCGGGTCGGCCGCACGGTCCGGCGCGGCATGGCCACCACGCACTGGCGGATGAGCGACCCGATGGCGACCTACCTCGCCTTCTTCGCCGCCGGTCGCTATGTCATCGACCAGGGCACCACCGCCACCGGGATCCCCTTCTACAACGCGGTCTCGCGCGGCCTCGAGCCCAAGCTGCGCGGCTTCGTGCGCGGCCAGCTCGCCCGCTCCGGCGCCATCACCGACTGGCTGCAGACCAAGCTCGGCCCCTACCCGTTCGCCACCACCGGTGGCCTGGTCACCGGGCTCGACGTCGGGTTCGCGCTGGAGAACCAGTCGCGGCCGACGTACGGCGGCTGGATCTACCCGGGTGTGATCGTCCACGAGCTGGCCCACCAGTGGTTCGGCGACAGCGTCGCCGTCCAGCGCTGGCGCGACATCTGGCTCAACGAGGGCTTCGCGACCTACATGGAGGCCGTGTACGCCGCCGAGCACGGTGGGCCGTCGCTCGTGGCGTACCTCGACAGGGCCTACGACAAGCAGTGCACCTCGCCGGCCACGGACTTCTGGCGCCTCGACATCGCCGACCCCGGTGCGGACCACATCTTCGACGGGGCCGTCTACGACCGCGGCGCGATGGTCCTCGCCGCTCTGCGCAACCGAATCACGCCGGTCCACTTCGACACCCTGCTGCAGACCTGGGTCGCTGCGCACCACGACGGCAACGCCACTGTGGAGCAGTTCGAGGCGCTCGCCGAGCAGGTCTCCGGCGAGCAGCTTGACGGATTCTTCAACGCCTGGCTGCGGTCAGGGACGGTGCCGGCGCAGAACAACGCCGACAACGGGCTGGCGGGGGTCTTCTGCGGCTGACCCGCGCGCCTCCCGTGTGAGGCCTGGGGCCTTTGGTACCAATGTGGGGATCTGTGCCCTCGGGGGCGCACCTGCTACACGGATGGAGACGCCCGCACATGGACGCCAAGAAGCTGACCGCGCTCGTGGTGATCGTGTTCCTCGGGTTCTGGATGTTCACCGACCCGGCGGGCCTCGCGGACACCTCGAAGTCGGCCGCCAGCAGCGGGTGGGACCTGACGACCCAGGCGTTCAACGGGGTCATCGACTTCGTCGGCGCGATGGACTGACACGCGCCGCCGACCGATGGTCCTGTCCTTCGTCTCCGGGGTCGTGACCCGGATGGGTGACCCCAGGATCGGCAAGCACCTGCTGCGCGAGGAGGGCGAGGTCGTCGTCGACGAGGTGACCCACCACTGGTTCGCCTACGTCCGGCCCGCCCTGGAGACCGGCCTGGCGCTGGTGCTGCTCGTCGGCAGCTGGTTCGTCGACGTCCACGTGGCGTGGGCGCTGATCGTCGTCGCCGTGGTGTTCCTGGTCCGTGCCGGCTGGATGGCGCTCGGGGTGGTCCGCGACCGGTTCGTGATCACCAACATGCGCGTCTTCCGCGTGCACGGCGTGCTGTCGCAGAGCCTGGCGACGATGCCACTGAGCCGGATCCTCGACATCTCGGTGCAAAAGCCGCTGCACGGGCGGCTGCTCGGCTTCGGCCACTTCTGCTTCGAGTCGGCCGCGCAGGAGCAGGGCCTGCGCGACATCCGGTACGTCGGTCGCCCCGACGACCGCGACCTCGCCATCCAGCGCGTGGTCCAGCGGGCGGGACTCCGGGGACCCCGCGTCCCGAACTGAGGGCCGTCCGTAGGATTGCGCCCATGACGCAGCAGCCGTTCTCCCGTCCCGGTGCGATCGACCTGTCCGCGCTGAAGCGCACCCCGCCGGCCGGCGCCGGTGCTGCCGGTGCGCCCGCGGGTGGCGGCGGTGCGGGCGGCGGCTCGACGTCGGCGTACTCCGTCGCGGTGGACGAGGCCAACTTCCAGGCGGTGCTCGAGGCGTCGATGACCGCGCCGGTGGTGCTCGTCTTCTCCTCGCCGTCCCAGTCGCCGGAGAGCGCGCAGCTCGCGCTGGACGTGGCCACCGTCGCCGACGAGTACGACGGCCGGTTCCTCGCGGCGACTATCGACGTGGACGTGGTGCCGCAGATCGCGCAGGCGATGCAGATCCCGCAGGTCCCGCTGATGCTGGTGCTGCTCGACGGCCGCCCGGCGACGCAGCCGATCCCGGGAGCGGCGCCGATCGACGACATCCGCGCGCTGTTCAACCAGCTCGCGCAGCAGCTCACCGCACAGGGCATCTCCGGGCGTCACCGGCCCAACGCCTTCGGCGCCGCCGGCGCCGAGGCCGCCGAGGGCGAGGAGCCCGCGATCGACCCGCGCTACGTGCCCGCGCAGGAGGCCCTCGCGGCGGGCGACATCGACGCCGCCGTCGCGGAATACCAGAAGCTCGTCGACGCCAACCCCGCCGACCACGAGGCCGCCGCCGGGCTGGCGATGGCCAAGGTGCTGCAGCGCACCCGGGGCGTCGACCTCAACGCGGCGCGGGCCGCGGCCGCCGCCAACCCCGACGACGTCGACGCGCAGACCATGGTCGCCGACCTCGACATGCTCGGGGGTCACGTCGAGGACGCCTTCGCGCGGCTCGTCGAGCTGGTCCGTCGTACGTCGGGCAAGGAGCGGGACCGGGCCCGCGAGCACCTCGTCGGGTTGTTCGGCGCCGTCGGCAACGACGACCCGCGGGTCCTCAAGGGCCGCCAGGCGCTGGCCTCGGCGCTGTTCTGACCCGCTGACGGACCGCTGACATGGACCGCTGACATGGGTTTCGGGCGCGGTGCCGGCTACCTGCTGCGCGGGCTGCGGCTGTGGCGCCAGCGCCCGGCCCTGATGCTGCTGGGCATCGTGCCGGCGCTGATCGTCGCGGCGGTCGTGGTCGCGGCGCTCGTGGTCCTCGTCATCTACGCCGACGACGTGGTCGACTGGGCGACGCCGTTCGCCGACGGCTGGGACGACGCGGTGCGCGGGCTGTTCCGCGGTGCGCTCTACTTCGTCGTCCTGGGCGGCGCGGTCATGCTGGCGATCGTCACCTTCACCGGGCTCACCCTCGCGGTCGGCGACCCCTTCTACGAGAAGATCTGGAAGGAGGTCGAGCTCTCGCTCGGCGGCGACGTCCCCGACCGGGGGATCGGCTGGGTCCGCGGTGCGATCGACGGCCTGACGCTCGTCGCCCTCGGCATCGGCACGGCGATCGTGGTCTTCGTGGTGGGCCTGCTGCCCGTCGTCGGCACCGTCGTCGGTGCGGTGCTCGGCCTCGTCGTCGCCGGCCGGCTGCTCGCCGGCGAGCTCGTGTCCCGTCCGCTCGAGGCACGGGGCATGGACCGCGCCGCCCGCGCCGCGCTGATGCGCGACCACCGCGGGGCGATGCTCGGCTTCGGGGTCTGCGTGCAGGCCTGCT
This genomic interval from Nocardioides kongjuensis contains the following:
- a CDS encoding M1 family aminopeptidase is translated as MRRLVAPLGLLLALVLCLPGLAGSASALPGVEASDTGNGSAQGTDPYWPLDGNGGTDAQHYDVRVRYDFASGRLRGRTAITMRATADLRSFSLDLLLPTTAVKVDGRRARFRRVGKHELRVVPKAPIAAGASFRVVVRYAGKPGAYRYAGERNWLASGTEVVAMNQPHMAPWWFPSNDHPSDKATFDVRVTVPKGKQVVGNGVRVGRTVRRGMATTHWRMSDPMATYLAFFAAGRYVIDQGTTATGIPFYNAVSRGLEPKLRGFVRGQLARSGAITDWLQTKLGPYPFATTGGLVTGLDVGFALENQSRPTYGGWIYPGVIVHELAHQWFGDSVAVQRWRDIWLNEGFATYMEAVYAAEHGGPSLVAYLDRAYDKQCTSPATDFWRLDIADPGADHIFDGAVYDRGAMVLAALRNRITPVHFDTLLQTWVAAHHDGNATVEQFEALAEQVSGEQLDGFFNAWLRSGTVPAQNNADNGLAGVFCG
- a CDS encoding PH domain-containing protein, whose product is MVLSFVSGVVTRMGDPRIGKHLLREEGEVVVDEVTHHWFAYVRPALETGLALVLLVGSWFVDVHVAWALIVVAVVFLVRAGWMALGVVRDRFVITNMRVFRVHGVLSQSLATMPLSRILDISVQKPLHGRLLGFGHFCFESAAQEQGLRDIRYVGRPDDRDLAIQRVVQRAGLRGPRVPN
- a CDS encoding EI24 domain-containing protein, with the translated sequence MGFGRGAGYLLRGLRLWRQRPALMLLGIVPALIVAAVVVAALVVLVIYADDVVDWATPFADGWDDAVRGLFRGALYFVVLGGAVMLAIVTFTGLTLAVGDPFYEKIWKEVELSLGGDVPDRGIGWVRGAIDGLTLVALGIGTAIVVFVVGLLPVVGTVVGAVLGLVVAGRLLAGELVSRPLEARGMDRAARAALMRDHRGAMLGFGVCVQACFLVPGGGILVMPAAVAGATYLAREALEGQPVGGS
- a CDS encoding iron-containing alcohol dehydrogenase, whose amino-acid sequence is MTGFVHDALPMRVVFGSGALDRVAEEVDRLGLRRVLVLSTPRQGALAARVTDLLGERAAGTFDGARMHVPVETVAAAVAVVEELGADGCLAIGGGSTIGLAKALSLRLGLPSVAVPTTYAGSEMTPVWGLTEHGRKTTGRDPVVLPGSVVYDPDLTHALPAAVSGPSGLNAIAHAVEALYAPNGTPVVGAMAERGVRDLAAALPQVVADGSDGAARSLALEGAWLCGACLGATTMGLHHKLCHVLGGMLDVPHAETHAIVLPHVAAFNLPAAPEADAVLRRALGTDDVPAALLSLGAAVGVPDGLQALGVRHEDLARVADEVLAAPYSNPVAPTRADLEAILDAAWRG
- a CDS encoding serine protein kinase RIO, coding for MFWENISTSDVPDVRTSDIDPRFVFAFEAYDELGPGQRWSTWLDVEPLSRGPEPRPDWVVTSQGAVDTELGILKTGKEADVFLLERSDPHDPEHGVVMAAKRYRSPDHRTFHRSAAYTEGRSMKRSRDERALKRKSTFGREVAAGEWAISEWSALNRCWSLGLPVPYPVQIDGTEILMEWISVEGPDGTDSAPRLAQTRPEPALLASYFDQLRAAMLTLVQSGLVHGDLSPYNILAAGERLVVIDLPQLVDLVGNVQGFDFLLRDCTNVCTWFQRRGLDVDPQELFGDLMAQAF
- a CDS encoding co-chaperone YbbN translates to MTQQPFSRPGAIDLSALKRTPPAGAGAAGAPAGGGGAGGGSTSAYSVAVDEANFQAVLEASMTAPVVLVFSSPSQSPESAQLALDVATVADEYDGRFLAATIDVDVVPQIAQAMQIPQVPLMLVLLDGRPATQPIPGAAPIDDIRALFNQLAQQLTAQGISGRHRPNAFGAAGAEAAEGEEPAIDPRYVPAQEALAAGDIDAAVAEYQKLVDANPADHEAAAGLAMAKVLQRTRGVDLNAARAAAAANPDDVDAQTMVADLDMLGGHVEDAFARLVELVRRTSGKERDRAREHLVGLFGAVGNDDPRVLKGRQALASALF